In one window of Shewanella goraebulensis DNA:
- a CDS encoding multidrug effflux MFS transporter, with product MLIPMLAAIVAITPLAIDMYLPAMSNIAQTYSTHVTTVQQSLSIYLAGYALGMLTFGPLADRFGRRPLVIFGLSGFTVISFFISICSSIEVFLALRFVQAFIGAAATVVVPGYIKEVYGDNTAKGMSYVSLIMMLAPLLAPSLGSLILELGEWPLIFLSQSCYAIALLLIVLFKLKMPSDKAADTRSKQSFFAAYKTVLTRQGVKVNITCGVLTSFAFFCYLTASPFIYMEVFGLDKTLFAVLFSTNVGALMLANIINSRIVTRYGSSRMLFVATVFGSLAATGLLIVNIVDLSYHYTVAMLIPLMGCLGIMSVNADAIVLMKFKKETGTATAVIGTLRFGFGSLAGPLLAFFYTGTAVPFSALMLISVVMVMACLLYQRTQPYNP from the coding sequence ATGCTAATTCCAATGCTTGCTGCAATTGTGGCCATTACGCCACTCGCTATCGACATGTATCTACCTGCCATGTCGAATATCGCTCAAACATACTCAACGCACGTTACCACTGTGCAGCAGTCATTGAGTATCTATCTTGCTGGGTATGCATTAGGCATGCTTACATTCGGCCCGCTTGCTGATCGTTTTGGCCGCAGACCACTAGTTATTTTTGGTCTCAGCGGATTTACCGTAATCAGCTTCTTTATTTCAATATGTAGCTCAATCGAAGTATTTTTAGCATTGCGTTTTGTGCAAGCATTTATTGGCGCAGCTGCCACAGTGGTGGTTCCGGGTTATATCAAAGAGGTATATGGTGATAACACCGCTAAAGGGATGTCATATGTCAGCTTAATCATGATGCTCGCACCATTATTAGCTCCCTCTTTAGGTAGCTTGATACTGGAGCTGGGTGAATGGCCGTTAATTTTTCTCAGTCAAAGCTGCTATGCAATTGCCTTGCTACTGATTGTCTTGTTCAAGCTAAAAATGCCCAGTGATAAAGCGGCTGATACACGAAGTAAGCAATCTTTCTTTGCTGCATATAAAACCGTATTAACTCGCCAAGGGGTCAAAGTAAACATCACATGTGGTGTATTAACCTCATTTGCGTTTTTTTGTTATTTAACTGCTTCACCATTTATTTATATGGAAGTATTCGGACTCGATAAAACCTTATTTGCTGTTTTATTTAGTACCAACGTCGGTGCACTCATGCTGGCAAATATAATCAATTCTAGAATCGTAACTCGATATGGTTCAAGCCGTATGTTATTTGTGGCAACAGTTTTTGGCTCATTAGCTGCCACAGGATTATTAATCGTCAATATTGTCGATTTAAGTTATCACTACACTGTTGCAATGCTGATCCCTTTAATGGGCTGTTTAGGTATCATGTCTGTCAATGCTGATGCCATTGTATTGATGAAGTTTAAAAAAGAAACGGGTACTGCCACTGCGGTTATTGGAACATTACGTTTTGGGTTTGGCTCTTTAGCTGGTCCTTTACTTGCGTTCTTTTATACTGGCACCGCTGTTCCATTCTCTGCATTGATGCTGATTTCAGTGGTGATGGTCATGGCCTGTTTGCTATATCAACGCACGCAACCTTATAACCCATAA
- a CDS encoding D-hexose-6-phosphate mutarotase, with translation MGSVTTKKHPNGLDYVEVNTDLCQASIFLQGAQIDFFKPANKAPLLWVSEADDYQPGNGIRGGIPVCWPWFGANPIEGYPQHGFARTSIWSLASVKMRNQLVDLIFTLKITEENKQYWPHDTEVSVLFTLGESLSVSIVNKNNCDYPINLTQALHTYFPIEDIHHLKATGFSGSKYIEFGKGPYQQDGDEVSFTRETDRVYTDLANKQLLHTPNGTIEVSRENSLSAVLWNPWIDKSQRLSRFNDNDYLTMVCHEAANVLEDEVQLAPGGSHTLTTHIRWA, from the coding sequence ATGGGTTCGGTTACCACTAAAAAACACCCTAACGGTTTAGATTATGTCGAAGTGAATACTGATTTATGCCAAGCGAGTATTTTTCTTCAGGGCGCACAAATAGATTTTTTTAAACCAGCAAACAAAGCACCATTGCTTTGGGTGTCTGAAGCTGATGATTACCAGCCTGGTAATGGGATCCGTGGTGGTATTCCCGTGTGTTGGCCTTGGTTTGGAGCAAACCCCATTGAAGGTTATCCGCAACATGGTTTTGCCCGTACCAGTATCTGGTCTTTAGCATCAGTTAAAATGCGTAACCAATTGGTTGATTTAATCTTCACCCTAAAAATTACCGAAGAAAACAAACAATATTGGCCTCACGATACCGAAGTGAGTGTGCTGTTTACCCTTGGTGAATCATTGTCAGTCAGCATTGTGAATAAAAACAACTGCGACTATCCAATTAACCTTACCCAAGCATTACATACTTATTTTCCTATTGAAGATATACATCATTTAAAAGCCACTGGCTTTAGCGGGTCAAAATATATTGAATTTGGTAAAGGCCCATATCAGCAAGACGGTGATGAAGTCAGCTTTACTCGAGAAACTGACCGCGTCTATACAGATTTAGCCAACAAACAGCTGTTACATACTCCAAATGGCACTATTGAAGTCAGTCGTGAGAACAGTCTGTCTGCAGTGCTTTGGAATCCGTGGATTGATAAATCTCAGCGATTATCGCGCTTTAATGATAATGACTACTTAACCATGGTGTGCCACGAAGCAGCGAATGTCCTCGAAGATGAAGTACAATTAGCGCCTGGGGGAAGTCATACCCTCACCACTCATATTCGTTGGGCTTAA
- a CDS encoding GNAT family N-acetyltransferase, which produces MANIDSHSVLTGDHVILEPLSIDHVAALSLASADGNLWELWFTSVPHPDEMKAYVEKALQQEKQGESLAFVVRDKTSGEIIGCTRICHWDQPNRRLEIGYTWYAKRAQRTSANTETKLLLLDYAFNTLDVMAVEFRTHWHNQASRQAIMRLGAKQDGVLRNHKILKDGTVRDTVVYSIIDTEWTTVQKHLKHRLDYYRQQYANAMLNTEINY; this is translated from the coding sequence ATGGCAAACATAGACAGTCATAGTGTGCTAACCGGCGACCATGTCATTTTAGAACCGCTAAGTATCGATCATGTTGCTGCTCTTAGTTTAGCAAGTGCAGATGGCAACCTTTGGGAGTTATGGTTTACCTCGGTTCCACACCCAGACGAAATGAAAGCTTATGTAGAGAAAGCGCTACAACAAGAAAAACAAGGTGAGTCATTAGCGTTTGTGGTCAGGGATAAAACTTCAGGTGAAATTATTGGCTGTACTCGAATTTGTCATTGGGATCAGCCTAATCGTCGTCTAGAGATTGGCTACACTTGGTACGCTAAACGTGCCCAACGGACGTCAGCCAATACCGAAACCAAGTTATTGTTATTGGATTATGCTTTTAATACGTTAGATGTCATGGCAGTGGAGTTTAGAACACACTGGCATAACCAAGCATCAAGACAAGCCATAATGCGCTTAGGTGCTAAACAAGACGGTGTGCTGAGAAACCATAAAATTCTTAAAGATGGCACAGTAAGAGATACGGTTGTGTATTCCATTATTGATACTGAGTGGACAACGGTTCAAAAGCATTTAAAGCACCGTTTAGATTATTATCGTCAGCAATATGCTAATGCGATGCTTAATACAGAAATAAACTACTAA
- a CDS encoding choice-of-anchor I family protein, translated as MKTAVLPLVAMMSVMTLSACDGDDGSNGQDGSNGINGQSSLLLANELLTGHAQCPFGGQQIETGLDVNGNGILDVDEIDSAQTQIMCHEQQGALSAELVGRYQSGIFGQSAAEIVDYHTQSRLVFVVNAHSGQVDALDISVLSTEGDNTVMTADDIAATNLDNLTKVFSLDVATDVEITGLGNVNSISIYDDLLAVAVERADELRNATQGNGVIAFYRLSATGEASYIKAVTVGALPDNLVFSHDGALVIVANEGEPNSDYSVDPQGSVAVITIADNSPADSATIIDFNDFDAGGTRHDEMSELIKLNGPGASVSQDLEPEYIAVSLDNKYAYVSLQENNAIAVINLTDNTVEQINALGLKHYGDVGNEIDASDKDDAINIQAYEGVYGMYQPDTIASYQWNEQTFVVSANEGDARDYDGFSEEARAEDLLLDANHPQVAAAQDKTQLGRLKVTTTMGDDDGDGDMDRIVSYGARSFSIWTHDGQLVFDSGSRFERITAAILADNFNNHNEESKGDSRSDDKGPEPEALAIGQIAGKQYAFIGLERTSGFMIYDISNPFDVRFVDYVVNRDFDIEFEIDGSDISGQPELAGDLGPEGMKFVSPENSPNGLPLLIVGNEVSGTTSVYQLSFAQ; from the coding sequence ATGAAAACAGCAGTTTTACCTTTAGTCGCAATGATGTCTGTAATGACTTTATCAGCGTGTGATGGCGATGATGGCAGTAATGGACAGGACGGCAGTAATGGAATCAATGGTCAAAGTTCATTATTACTAGCAAATGAGCTACTGACTGGACATGCACAATGTCCTTTTGGCGGACAACAGATTGAGACTGGCTTGGATGTCAACGGTAATGGAATACTGGATGTTGACGAAATTGATTCTGCACAAACTCAAATCATGTGTCATGAGCAACAAGGTGCATTATCAGCAGAATTAGTTGGACGTTATCAGTCTGGTATTTTTGGACAAAGTGCTGCTGAAATTGTTGATTACCATACACAAAGTAGACTTGTTTTTGTGGTTAATGCTCATAGCGGCCAGGTTGATGCGTTAGATATTTCAGTGCTATCTACAGAAGGTGATAACACTGTAATGACAGCTGATGATATAGCAGCGACTAATTTAGATAATTTAACTAAGGTGTTTAGTTTAGATGTAGCTACCGATGTAGAAATAACAGGCTTAGGTAATGTAAATAGCATCAGTATATATGACGACTTGTTAGCTGTTGCAGTTGAAAGGGCCGATGAGTTAAGGAATGCGACTCAAGGCAATGGCGTTATAGCCTTTTATCGATTATCAGCAACAGGAGAAGCCAGTTATATTAAAGCGGTTACCGTTGGTGCTTTGCCAGACAACCTCGTATTTAGTCATGACGGCGCTCTTGTCATCGTAGCAAACGAAGGTGAGCCCAATAGTGATTATAGTGTTGATCCACAAGGTTCAGTTGCCGTAATTACAATTGCTGATAATAGTCCTGCAGATAGTGCGACAATCATTGATTTTAATGACTTTGATGCTGGTGGTACGCGCCATGATGAAATGAGCGAATTGATTAAGTTAAATGGTCCTGGCGCTTCGGTATCACAGGATCTTGAGCCTGAATATATTGCTGTTTCATTAGATAATAAATATGCCTATGTTAGCTTGCAGGAAAATAACGCCATTGCGGTGATTAATTTAACTGATAATACTGTTGAGCAGATTAATGCCCTAGGTCTTAAGCATTATGGTGATGTAGGAAATGAAATTGATGCAAGTGATAAAGATGATGCTATTAATATCCAAGCTTATGAAGGTGTTTATGGTATGTATCAACCAGATACGATCGCTTCTTATCAATGGAATGAACAAACATTTGTGGTCAGTGCTAATGAAGGAGATGCCCGTGATTATGATGGCTTTTCTGAAGAGGCACGAGCGGAAGATTTACTCTTAGATGCTAATCATCCTCAAGTCGCTGCAGCTCAAGATAAAACGCAATTGGGCCGACTAAAGGTGACAACGACAATGGGGGATGATGATGGCGATGGAGATATGGATAGAATCGTTTCTTATGGTGCTCGCTCATTTTCTATTTGGACTCATGATGGTCAATTAGTCTTTGATAGTGGTAGTCGATTTGAGCGTATTACCGCTGCAATTTTAGCTGACAACTTCAATAATCATAATGAAGAAAGTAAAGGTGACAGTCGAAGCGATGATAAAGGACCTGAGCCAGAAGCATTAGCTATTGGTCAAATTGCAGGTAAACAATATGCATTTATCGGCCTTGAGCGTACGTCTGGTTTTATGATTTACGATATCAGTAACCCTTTTGATGTTCGATTTGTCGATTATGTTGTTAATCGTGATTTTGATATTGAATTTGAAATTGACGGCAGCGACATTTCTGGTCAACCAGAATTAGCAGGCGATCTTGGCCCAGAAGGAATGAAATTTGTTAGCCCTGAAAACAGTCCAAATGGTTTGCCATTATTGATAGTTGGCAATGAAGTGAGCGGAACGACGAGTGTTTATCAACTATCTTTTGCGCAATAA
- a CDS encoding YdbH domain-containing protein codes for MAVRIFTVKRLFLFCFFLIALGLLLLQQNFRPIALNFVNSLTLPYNIEVIDVEVKDVEIDVTELSKYKLSDLNQLSLPWLQMRYQDSLIELQDIRLDLKDGYNTLKSMSLSVEDIRELHIGDINVTLGKSFITRQEQGENSGDIGLSLNQIPQISLDNISVYLPKSLQAKIPFPIIQTHNLKLEQAKVSDIKHTLSGELSLMEQSVSLFDLKMKQTQWVLNHQSDIATLISALSGLNQALYIAWQDNLSHQPSANSADNNSIIKPEKPQLIDAIETILGPIEDLKLMVNGKWKSQTELDLIHGSILSQHQIIPISSQAQIVNQSVFIPMVSSELLPNIDFSPEDTLAFSIIYAPEKELSPDKVPTPQQEKSIATLMFNLQPFLWQISTNQRQLTDIIALLDDPEINHQLQPFLAELKQEIDWSLALEQPLTIEMPLNTPSLINVMETDIKFSIAHPIASSTLKINKLSATSLPISSINNITENDGGALQLTSQLDLTINQHQTFDLIAAKNLATAKKTNHQISHGLTEPHKSESVNNSIFVAGSQINLSAKMSVKDHLAELILLPQSAVQTQQLHMQLSHNSLVFDQLHWRLEKQSVISLTKPLSPISKQSSIISSTEAESKFTIADFKLGFDSFAYTVNDEKQLTTEKFEVHLGQFEINAQQNIELLARSNADYDSETDNEQQPLIEQILAQTNQTQLDWHLSDVRIDKLIPSKSKLRRYKVLRLDDVTLKQTLALQQQLLTGTEYWQLDELNLSSYHLLRLPQQGVPVSLAGQWQVDTDLHSVISTLGQTQMLPENLTISGHNKLNAGFALNESQGVSLFEMKFEQQLSQLDAQYNDNFFYDANLTSDCQFNWQQVHSKPSQPTTYSQSRLLCQKAELNIADAYVGINLENIKLNANISLGKNDEIAAKNWLQEISGLSDTDINLTASGDLLDGEFLVPEFYVKLHDQSEGYFVLNGISLEALLAAQPQVGVYADGIFDGVLPASLVDGKVTIKGGHLAARQPGGLIQVSNNPALEQIRTTQPYLDFVVQALEHLEYSQLSSSFDMEDNGDALLKVQVKGKSEDIERPIHLNYSHEENLFQLYKSTQIGNQLQNDIERSVK; via the coding sequence ATGGCAGTTCGAATTTTTACTGTTAAACGATTATTTTTATTCTGCTTTTTTTTAATCGCATTAGGTCTACTGCTGCTCCAACAAAACTTCAGACCTATCGCGCTCAATTTCGTAAACTCCTTAACTCTGCCTTACAATATTGAGGTTATAGATGTTGAAGTCAAAGATGTCGAAATTGATGTCACAGAACTTAGCAAATATAAGCTTAGCGATTTAAACCAACTATCATTGCCTTGGTTACAAATGCGCTATCAAGATAGTTTAATAGAACTTCAAGATATCAGATTAGATTTAAAGGATGGCTACAATACCCTAAAGAGCATGTCATTATCTGTTGAAGATATCCGCGAGTTGCACATTGGCGATATAAACGTCACATTAGGAAAAAGTTTTATCACTCGCCAAGAGCAAGGTGAAAACTCCGGTGATATAGGTTTAAGCTTAAATCAAATCCCGCAAATATCGTTAGATAATATCAGTGTTTACCTACCTAAATCGCTTCAAGCAAAAATACCATTCCCGATTATTCAAACTCATAACCTAAAGCTTGAGCAAGCAAAAGTTTCAGACATTAAACATACCTTGTCAGGTGAGCTAAGTTTGATGGAGCAATCGGTATCGCTGTTTGACTTAAAGATGAAGCAAACGCAGTGGGTCTTAAATCATCAATCAGATATAGCGACGCTAATTTCAGCTTTGTCAGGCTTAAATCAAGCACTTTACATCGCCTGGCAAGATAACCTGTCTCATCAACCTAGTGCTAATTCAGCTGATAACAATTCAATTATAAAGCCTGAGAAACCACAGCTAATTGATGCTATAGAAACTATTTTAGGACCCATCGAAGATTTAAAATTAATGGTTAATGGCAAATGGAAAAGTCAAACTGAACTTGATTTGATTCATGGTTCTATCCTTAGCCAACACCAAATTATTCCAATATCGTCCCAAGCGCAAATTGTAAATCAATCAGTTTTTATCCCAATGGTTAGCAGTGAGTTACTGCCAAATATTGATTTTTCACCCGAGGATACATTGGCTTTTTCAATAATTTACGCGCCTGAAAAAGAGCTTTCGCCTGATAAAGTACCAACACCTCAACAGGAAAAATCAATTGCGACTCTGATGTTTAATCTTCAACCTTTTTTGTGGCAAATTAGTACCAATCAGCGGCAATTAACAGATATTATCGCGTTATTAGATGACCCAGAGATTAATCATCAACTGCAGCCATTTCTTGCAGAACTTAAACAAGAAATTGATTGGTCATTAGCGCTTGAACAGCCGCTGACTATTGAAATGCCATTGAATACTCCGTCACTAATTAATGTCATGGAAACTGATATTAAGTTTTCTATTGCGCACCCTATAGCCTCTTCGACATTGAAAATAAACAAACTATCTGCAACTAGTTTGCCTATCTCTAGTATTAATAATATAACTGAAAATGATGGGGGTGCTTTACAATTAACCTCTCAACTAGACCTTACTATTAATCAACATCAAACTTTTGATTTAATAGCCGCTAAAAATCTTGCAACGGCTAAAAAAACTAACCATCAAATAAGTCATGGCTTAACTGAGCCACACAAATCAGAGTCGGTAAATAACAGCATTTTTGTTGCTGGTTCACAAATAAACCTAAGTGCAAAAATGTCAGTTAAAGACCATTTGGCTGAGTTGATTTTATTACCCCAGTCGGCAGTTCAAACACAGCAACTTCATATGCAATTGTCTCATAACTCATTGGTTTTTGATCAATTGCACTGGCGACTTGAAAAGCAATCAGTCATTAGCTTAACGAAACCGTTAAGCCCAATAAGTAAGCAATCCTCTATAATCTCGTCCACTGAGGCAGAATCAAAGTTCACCATAGCTGATTTCAAGCTTGGTTTTGACTCGTTTGCTTATACGGTAAACGACGAAAAACAGCTAACAACAGAAAAATTTGAGGTTCATTTAGGACAATTTGAGATTAATGCGCAACAAAATATTGAACTGTTAGCCCGTTCTAATGCTGATTATGATTCAGAAACCGACAATGAACAGCAGCCATTAATTGAACAAATACTCGCGCAAACCAATCAAACTCAATTAGATTGGCATTTAAGCGACGTTCGTATAGATAAGCTTATTCCCTCTAAATCAAAGCTTAGACGTTATAAAGTGTTACGTCTTGACGATGTGACACTCAAACAAACATTAGCTTTGCAGCAACAGTTATTAACGGGTACAGAATACTGGCAACTGGATGAGCTCAATTTATCAAGTTATCACTTATTAAGATTACCTCAACAAGGCGTGCCAGTATCGTTAGCTGGCCAATGGCAGGTTGATACTGATTTGCACTCGGTGATCAGCACACTGGGACAAACTCAAATGCTACCTGAAAACTTAACGATTTCGGGGCATAACAAGCTAAATGCCGGTTTTGCATTAAATGAAAGTCAAGGTGTGTCTTTATTTGAAATGAAGTTTGAGCAACAACTAAGTCAATTAGATGCGCAATATAATGATAACTTCTTTTATGATGCTAACTTAACCTCTGACTGCCAATTTAACTGGCAGCAAGTGCATAGCAAGCCTAGTCAGCCAACTACCTACAGCCAAAGCCGTCTACTTTGTCAAAAAGCTGAGCTAAATATTGCTGATGCCTATGTCGGTATTAACCTTGAAAACATCAAGCTCAACGCCAATATTTCCTTAGGAAAGAATGATGAAATTGCAGCGAAAAATTGGTTACAAGAAATTAGTGGACTCAGTGATACTGACATTAATTTAACCGCGAGTGGTGATTTATTAGATGGGGAATTCTTAGTACCAGAATTTTATGTAAAGTTGCATGATCAATCAGAAGGTTATTTTGTTTTAAATGGCATCAGTTTAGAGGCATTATTAGCGGCACAACCTCAGGTTGGTGTATACGCAGACGGTATTTTTGACGGCGTGTTACCCGCCTCTTTAGTCGATGGGAAAGTGACGATTAAAGGAGGTCATTTAGCAGCTAGACAACCTGGCGGGCTCATTCAAGTTTCTAACAACCCAGCCCTTGAACAAATTAGAACCACACAGCCATACTTAGATTTTGTAGTGCAAGCTCTTGAACATTTAGAATATAGCCAATTGAGCAGTAGCTTTGATATGGAAGACAACGGTGATGCACTTCTCAAAGTTCAGGTTAAAGGGAAAAGCGAAGATATTGAAAGGCCTATACATTTGAACTACTCTCATGAAGAGAACTTATTTCAACTGTACAAAAGTACTCAAATTGGAAACCAACTGCAAAATGACATAGAACGTTCCGTTAAATGA
- a CDS encoding substrate-binding periplasmic protein has protein sequence MNKIFSTITALIILITPAQAKPVINVGGYLFAPYVNLTDEGLFRGFTIDLVAAFNELQTEVEFQFVNTSIENRYQAYDIGRFDMMFFESPIWGWKSFTAEFIPLDIVDGEVFITLRDGVKDQQYFDTFENKSLSLVSGYHYQFAQWNNNEQDLMSDFDIQFVHTNRASIESVLKGRADIAPVTLSYLQHYIKMYPKIRDNLLISEKLDQTYSHSILLNPKAVISKAKLQKWLSDLRASGRLNRIAKKYDLAIKPR, from the coding sequence ATGAACAAGATTTTTTCTACAATAACAGCACTCATAATTCTAATCACTCCAGCACAAGCTAAACCTGTTATTAATGTTGGAGGATATTTGTTTGCCCCTTATGTTAATTTGACTGATGAAGGGCTATTTCGAGGTTTTACCATTGATTTAGTTGCAGCATTTAATGAACTACAAACAGAAGTTGAGTTTCAATTTGTTAATACAAGTATCGAGAATCGCTACCAAGCCTACGATATAGGACGGTTTGATATGATGTTTTTTGAAAGTCCTATTTGGGGCTGGAAAAGCTTCACTGCCGAATTTATTCCTCTAGACATTGTTGATGGCGAAGTGTTTATAACACTTAGAGATGGGGTAAAAGATCAGCAGTACTTTGATACTTTTGAAAATAAATCACTCAGTTTAGTCAGCGGTTATCATTATCAGTTTGCCCAGTGGAATAACAATGAACAAGATCTAATGAGCGATTTTGATATTCAATTTGTACATACTAACCGAGCATCGATTGAAAGCGTATTAAAAGGCAGAGCTGACATTGCCCCTGTCACCTTATCTTACCTGCAGCATTACATTAAAATGTATCCAAAAATCAGAGATAACCTGCTAATTTCAGAGAAATTAGATCAAACATATTCTCATAGTATTTTGTTAAACCCCAAAGCTGTAATTTCTAAAGCTAAATTGCAAAAATGGTTGTCTGATTTAAGGGCATCAGGTCGACTCAATCGAATAGCAAAAAAATACGATTTAGCGATAAAACCCAGATAA
- a CDS encoding YnbE family lipoprotein — MCASTLMISACSPTVKIAPPDKPIEINLNVKIEHEIIIKIDKELDILLEDDELF; from the coding sequence ATGTGTGCCAGCACCTTAATGATCTCAGCGTGCTCACCCACAGTAAAAATAGCACCACCCGATAAACCCATTGAGATTAACCTCAATGTAAAAATCGAGCATGAAATCATCATTAAAATTGATAAAGAACTCGACATACTATTAGAAGATGACGAGTTATTTTAA
- a CDS encoding class I SAM-dependent methyltransferase, with the protein MPFSQACENNKEPILAELKNIFSDSQQVLEIGSGTGQHSVHFAANLPHLTWQASDQNSYLTHLNARIELVGSPNLLPAFGLDVTLDWPTSRISPMLDGLFSANTLHIMSKAMVEAFFNGLGQALSTTANVVIYGPFNYQGQFSSDSNASFDQWLKQNNPESGIRDIEWVIKLAQEQGLRLESDIEMPANNRLLHFRRC; encoded by the coding sequence TTGCCGTTTTCTCAAGCCTGTGAAAACAATAAGGAACCAATACTTGCTGAGTTAAAGAATATTTTTTCAGATAGCCAGCAGGTATTAGAAATCGGTAGCGGCACAGGTCAACATAGCGTTCACTTTGCCGCTAACCTGCCCCATTTAACTTGGCAAGCCAGCGATCAAAACAGTTATTTAACCCACTTAAACGCTCGAATTGAGTTAGTCGGCAGTCCTAATTTATTACCTGCTTTTGGACTAGACGTGACCCTTGATTGGCCTACAAGTAGAATATCTCCCATGCTAGATGGTTTATTCAGCGCAAATACTTTACATATTATGAGTAAAGCGATGGTTGAAGCCTTCTTTAATGGCTTAGGACAAGCGTTATCAACAACTGCAAATGTTGTAATATATGGCCCTTTTAACTATCAAGGCCAGTTTAGCAGTGACAGCAACGCGTCATTTGATCAATGGTTAAAACAAAACAATCCTGAAAGTGGCATTCGTGATATTGAATGGGTCATAAAATTGGCTCAAGAACAGGGCTTAAGATTAGAATCAGATATCGAAATGCCTGCTAATAATCGCCTTCTTCATTTTAGACGATGTTAA
- a CDS encoding cytochrome-c peroxidase, producing MIAEPLSTPDIDDIEYPVDMPPSAEEIMLGKYLFFDPQLSGNHTISCATCHNPDNGFGDGLKLSAGHDGKPLTRHTPPLYNLAWSSSLFWDGRASSLEHQVLMPIYNPSEMNLSEKVLLKRIAKSQFYQSKFKQVYQQTNITPHLISQALAAFMRNIITNNSPFDEYLAGAENALSPQAKNGLALFEGKAKCIECHDGANFTDDSFHSLGIAFEDKGRANVIKDNSLAYRFKTPTLRNITLTAPYMHDGSLPDLESVMTFYNDGGSGPNKEFVT from the coding sequence GTGATCGCTGAGCCTTTATCAACACCAGATATTGATGATATTGAATACCCAGTCGATATGCCTCCAAGTGCCGAAGAGATCATGCTTGGCAAGTACCTTTTCTTTGACCCACAGTTATCGGGAAACCACACCATTTCATGTGCAACTTGCCATAACCCTGATAACGGATTTGGTGACGGATTAAAATTAAGTGCAGGTCATGACGGCAAACCATTAACGCGACACACCCCTCCCTTATACAATTTAGCTTGGTCAAGCAGCCTATTTTGGGATGGACGAGCATCATCACTTGAACATCAAGTGCTTATGCCAATTTATAACCCTTCAGAAATGAATTTATCAGAGAAAGTTTTATTAAAAAGAATCGCTAAGAGCCAATTCTATCAATCAAAATTTAAACAGGTTTACCAGCAAACCAACATCACTCCTCATTTAATTAGCCAAGCTTTAGCGGCGTTTATGCGCAACATCATTACCAACAACTCTCCGTTTGATGAATACCTCGCGGGAGCAGAAAACGCACTAAGTCCTCAAGCAAAAAACGGATTAGCTTTATTTGAAGGAAAAGCGAAATGTATTGAGTGCCATGACGGTGCAAATTTTACCGACGACAGTTTTCATAGTTTAGGTATTGCATTTGAGGATAAAGGCAGAGCCAATGTCATTAAAGATAACTCTCTGGCATACCGATTTAAGACACCGACTCTTCGCAATATCACCTTAACCGCGCCTTATATGCATGATGGATCGTTACCTGATTTAGAGTCCGTAATGACTTTTTATAATGATGGCGGCTCTGGTCCAAATAAAGAATTCGTGACTTAA
- a CDS encoding YdbL family protein: MKLPIIALLTGLLMSVNAYAMTLQQAKTQGLVGEQTNGYLGLVVNNSEAKTLMLQVNNKRKQHYQKIAKKNKLSTADVANRAAKKAIAAADKNHYIQTAAGKWQQK; the protein is encoded by the coding sequence ATGAAGTTACCCATCATTGCCTTATTAACAGGGCTATTAATGTCTGTAAATGCCTATGCTATGACACTACAACAAGCTAAAACACAAGGCTTAGTTGGCGAGCAAACTAATGGATATTTAGGCTTAGTCGTTAATAATTCTGAAGCTAAAACATTAATGCTGCAAGTTAACAATAAACGCAAACAGCATTATCAAAAAATAGCCAAGAAGAATAAACTCTCAACTGCTGATGTGGCGAATAGAGCGGCAAAAAAAGCAATCGCAGCTGCGGATAAAAATCATTACATTCAAACTGCCGCAGGTAAATGGCAACAAAAATAG